The genomic DNA GCGTGGTGGACTGCGTCGCGGGCGCGGCGGGTGCGGACTTCGTGCTCGTCGCGGCGCGTTTCGCGGATGCGGTAGATGCGGGGACGGGAGATGCGGATGCGCTGGTCGCCGTCCGCACCGATGAGCCCGGAGTGACGGTGGATCGCCGCGCGACGGTTGGGCTGCACACGGCGGCGCTCGGGCCGGTGCGCCTCGAACGGTGCCGAGTGGATGCGGCGCAGGTCGCACGCGGCCCGCGCGTGGCCGCCGCCCTTGCCGACGCCGCGGCGGACGAGCGTCTTCTGCTCGCGACTGCGGTCATCGCGGCGATGGACGCGACGCTACGGCGGACGCTGGCGTTCGTGGGCACGCGGGCGTTCGGGCCGGGCGTGGTGCTGGGCGACCAGCAGGCCGTCCGCCACCGCCTGGCCGACCTGATGGCCGAGCACGACGTGGCCGCCGCCTTCCAGGCCGAGGTCGCCGCCGCGCGCCTCATCGGCACGCCGGACCACGCCCGCTGCGCCATGCTCGCCATCGTCGCGGCCGAGGCGGCGCAAAAGGTCGTCGAGGGCTGCATGCAGCTTTCCGGCGCGCGCGGCTTCATGGAAGACGACCCGGCCACGCGCATCTACCGCGACCTGCTCACGCTACCGCTCGTCCCCTCGCTCGACCCGGCGACGCTGGAGAGCGAGGTCGAGCGCGACGTCTTCGGTTCGGTGGATGTGGACGCCCCGGTCCACGTGAGCGCTTCGGCGGAGGGCGGTTTGCCGCGCATTGGCGGGGATGGCGGGGACGCGGAGATTCGCGAGCCGGCGGCGATGCTCACCGGCGCGGGAGCGTGGTGATGGATCTCGGCCTCGCATCCTCCGAGCGCGCCTTCTCCGTGGACGCTTCGTCTGCCGACAGCCATGCGGGCGTGGGCGGCTCCGCATCTCCCGTCCCGCCCGCCCGCATCCCCGTGGTCGCGCCGGCGCCGGAGCCGTTCGCCGGGTCGGACGCGCACCGGCGGTTCCGGGAGCGGATCGGCGTCCTCGTCAGCGGCTACGTCCTGCCGAACCTGCCGCGCTGGGAGCGCGAGGAGACGCTGCCGCGCGAGTTCTTCCGCACCTGCGGCCGGGCGGGCATGCTGGGGCTGATGGCGCCGCCGGAGCACGGCGGAACCGGCCTGGGCTACTCGTACGCCGTCGCGCAGGTGGAGGAGCTGATGCGCCACCGCGCCGCCAGCCCCGCCGTGAGCCTGATGGTGCAGTCCAACACGCTCTGCCCGGCGCTCGCCACCTTCGGCAGCGACGAGGTGAAGCGCGAGGTGCTGGCGCCGCTCGCGGGCGGCGAAGCCATCGGCTCGCTGGGCGCGACCGAGCCCACCGGCGGCTCCGCGCTGCCGCAGACGGTGCGCTGCACGGCCGAGCGCGAGGGGGCTGAGTGGGTGGTGACGGGCGAGAAGATGTACATCACCAACGCGCCCATCGCGGACTGGGTGCTGCTGCTGGCGCGCACCTCGGCCGGCGCGGGCCCGTTCACGATGTCGCTGATCGCGGTGCCGACGGATCTCCCGGGCTTCGAGGTCGTGGCGCAGCACCGGAAGATGGGCCTCGGCGCGTCGCCCACGGGGCACATCCGGCTGGACCGCGTGCGCGTTCCCGCCCGCTTCCTCGTCGGTCGCGCGGGCCACGGCTACCCGCATGCCGCCCACGTGCTCTGCCACGAGCGGCTGCTCATCGCCATCGGCTCGCTTGCGTACGCGCGCTCGCTGGTGGACGACGCGGCGGAACGGCTTCGGGGGACGGGAGATGCGGGGCGGCCCGCGCGGCTGGCCGTCGCGCGGATGCGGGCGCGGCTGGAGGCGGCGCGCGCCTTCGCGTACGCCGCCGCGGTGGACGTGTGCGCGGGCGTGACCGACGCGGGCACCACGTCGATGGCCAAGTTCGCGCTGTGCGAGCTGGCCCAGCGCGTCGCGGCGGAGTGCGCGCGGCTGCACGGCCCCGCCGCGGCGTGGAGCGACGGCGGCATGGAGGCCGCCCTGCGCGAGGTGCGCGTGCTGAGCGTGTTCGCCGGCACGTCCGAGACCATGCGCGAGCTGTACGGCAGCCGCCTGGCCACGCTGATGAAGCGCGCGACCCTGGATGCGGAGGACTGATGATGCCGAGCACCGCCGAAGACGCCCGCTTCCGCAGCCTGGCCGAGGTGATCCGCGCCCACGCGGCCGATCCCGAGCGCCTGGCCCTCGTCTTCCCCGTCGCCGGGGCGGAGGAGCGGATCACGTACGCGGACCTGTGGGAGCGCGCCGGCCGCTTCGCCGCCGCCCTCGCCGCGCGCGGCGTCCGCCGGGGTCACCGCGTCGCCGTCGGCATGGTCTCACGCTGGGAGGTCGTCGTCGGCGTGATCGCCGTTCAGCGGCTCGGCTGCACGCTGATCCCGCTGCAGGACGTGCCCGCGCCGCGCCAGAGCGCCGCGAAGGAGGCCATCGTCCTCGCAGCCTTGCGCGCCGGGCAGGCCGCGTGGTGCGTCGTTCCCGCATCGTCCGTCCCCGCGTACGAGTTGACGGTGGGCGAAGCCTGCCTCGCCGCGCAGGTGCTCCCGCTGGAAGAGCTTGCGGCGTACGAGTCGGCGGAGGGCGCGCCCGAGTTCTTGCCGATGGATGCGGACGAGCCGCTGCTGATCCAGTTCTCGTCCGGCAGCACGGCGCAGCCCAAGGGCGTCTGCCTCACGGCCGGCAACGTCGCATCGCACGTAGAAGCGGTCACCCGCGTCCTCCGCGGTCCGGTGACCGACACCATCGTGAGCTGGCTGCCGCTGTACCACGACATGGGGCTCATCGGCGCGCTGTTCACGTCGCTGTGGGCGGGCGCGACGACCGTGCTCATGCGGCCGCAGGACTTCGTTCGCAACCCGCTGGCGTGGATCGAGGCGCTGGGCCGCTACCGCGCGACCATCACCATGGCGCCGCAGTTCGCCTACTCGCTCTGCGTCGCGCGGAGCCAGGGCGCCAACGCGTGGGAGAAGCTCCAGGCGACCGACCTCTCCACGTTGCGCGTCGCCCTCAACGGCAGCGAGACGGTGCACTGGGAGCTTTCGCGCGCCTTCGCGGACCGGTTCGCGGCGCTGGGGCTGCATCCCAACGCGCTCCAGCCCGCCTACGGCCTGGCGGAGAACTGCGTCGCCGTGACGCTGCGCACCCCGCTCTCCGCCGTCCCGTCGCGCCGCCTGAGCCGCACCGCGCTGGCGAACGGCATCGTCATGGCCGCGGGGGACGACGAAGGGGAGGATGCGGTGCAGACCACCGTCGGCAACGGCACGCCCATCCACGGCACGCGCGTCTCCATCCGCAACGACGATGGGCGCGAGCTTGGGCCGGGCGCCGTCGGCCAGATCCACTTCGCCGGCACCTCCGCCACGGCCGAGTACGCGGTCGGCGAGGGCGAGCGGCGCCCCGCATCTACCGACGGCTGGGTGCCCACGGGAGACCTGGGCGCGCTGATCGACGGCGAGCTGCACGTGATCGGGCGCATCAAGGAGATCATCAAGAGCGGCGGGCGCACCTTCGTGCCGTCGGACATCGAGGCGGCGCTGGCGACGCGGCTGGCGGACCATCTCGCGGGCGCGGCGGTCTTCGGCTGCTACGACGCGGCGGGCGGTGCCGAGCAGGTCGTCGTCGTCGCGGAAGCCGGACGGGCAGCGCGCGGCGAGGTGGCGGACGAGCTTCCGGGCCGCATCCGCCTGGCGGTGCTCCAGGAGTTCCAGCTTCCCGTGCACGACGTGGTCATCGTCCGCGCGAGGACGATCCCGCGCACCTCGAGCGGCAAGATCCAGCGTGTCCGCATCCGCGATGCCTACGCGCGGGGGGAGCTGCATGCGCTCGCCGAAGCGTAAGCGGGCACGGGAGATGGAGGGCGTGCGATGACGGCGGCCCTCGCCCCCGCCGCGCCGCGCCCGGCCGTGGCGCAGCTGCCCGGCACGCGCATGCTCACGCCCACCGAGCAGCTGGAGCGCCGCCCGCTCGCCGCGTGGAGCGCGGACCTGCTCCAGGAGATGCGCACCGACCGCGTCCGCTGGTACGGCGAGACCGTCGACGAGCGCGTCCGCGTCTTCGTCTCGTGGGGCAACCTGATCGGCCTCATCCACACGCACGCGGGGCGGCCGGACAACGCGCTGCGCGTCTGCGAGGCGCAGGTCGCCTGGCTCGCCGCGCTGGCGGACCGCAGCGGGCGGCCGGAGCTGTTCACGCACGCCCTGCAGCCGTGGTGCAACCTGGGCCGCCTGCACGCGCTGGCGGGGCGCACGGACGACGCGCTGCGGCACTACGCGGACGTGTACGCGTGCTGCACCGTGCCCGGCACCCCGCTCGCCGGCCGCGAGATGGACCCGGGCTGGTGGGATCGCGCGCTTTGGGCGCCCGGCTCCGTGCAGAGCCTTGGCCGAACGCTGCTGGTGATGGACTCGCTCCGCGTGCTGCTGCCCGCCGCGGGCTGGCAGGCGGTGCTCGACCTGGCCCGCAGCGGCGTGGCGGACGGAACCGCCCTGCTCCCCGTCGTCCTGCGCGAGGCGGAGATGGTCGCCCTCGCGAAGATGGGCGAGGGCGATCAAGCGATCACGGCAGCGGAGCGGGCCCGGGAGGAGGGACGCGCGTGGGACCGCATCGTCGCGACCCTGCGCTGGGCCGAGCTGGTCGCACTGTCGGGAGATGAGGAGCGCGCCACACGCGCCGCGGCCGAGCTGCTGTCCGTCGCGCGCCGCGTCTCCGTGGCGGACAAGCTGGAGCTTCCCGTCCTCTTCCCGCTCCAGCAGCTCGCGTCCTTCGCCTTC from Longimicrobiaceae bacterium includes the following:
- a CDS encoding acyl-CoA dehydrogenase family protein translates to MTTRPDVPARDPRIAEVVREHVAPLADAWERERVVPYAAARALARARLLPVRAHDAAEAMRRRLELAALLGRTGSLGTALTVLHAVSAPLAVLERLACGTARELFLEPARAGDACGAVAFPVDGARRISLRTVDGGVEMDGVVDCVAGAAGADFVLVAARFADAVDAGTGDADALVAVRTDEPGVTVDRRATVGLHTAALGPVRLERCRVDAAQVARGPRVAAALADAAADERLLLATAVIAAMDATLRRTLAFVGTRAFGPGVVLGDQQAVRHRLADLMAEHDVAAAFQAEVAAARLIGTPDHARCAMLAIVAAEAAQKVVEGCMQLSGARGFMEDDPATRIYRDLLTLPLVPSLDPATLESEVERDVFGSVDVDAPVHVSASAEGGLPRIGGDGGDAEIREPAAMLTGAGAW
- a CDS encoding AMP-binding protein, producing MMPSTAEDARFRSLAEVIRAHAADPERLALVFPVAGAEERITYADLWERAGRFAAALAARGVRRGHRVAVGMVSRWEVVVGVIAVQRLGCTLIPLQDVPAPRQSAAKEAIVLAALRAGQAAWCVVPASSVPAYELTVGEACLAAQVLPLEELAAYESAEGAPEFLPMDADEPLLIQFSSGSTAQPKGVCLTAGNVASHVEAVTRVLRGPVTDTIVSWLPLYHDMGLIGALFTSLWAGATTVLMRPQDFVRNPLAWIEALGRYRATITMAPQFAYSLCVARSQGANAWEKLQATDLSTLRVALNGSETVHWELSRAFADRFAALGLHPNALQPAYGLAENCVAVTLRTPLSAVPSRRLSRTALANGIVMAAGDDEGEDAVQTTVGNGTPIHGTRVSIRNDDGRELGPGAVGQIHFAGTSATAEYAVGEGERRPASTDGWVPTGDLGALIDGELHVIGRIKEIIKSGGRTFVPSDIEAALATRLADHLAGAAVFGCYDAAGGAEQVVVVAEAGRAARGEVADELPGRIRLAVLQEFQLPVHDVVIVRARTIPRTSSGKIQRVRIRDAYARGELHALAEA
- a CDS encoding acyl-CoA dehydrogenase family protein; amino-acid sequence: MDLGLASSERAFSVDASSADSHAGVGGSASPVPPARIPVVAPAPEPFAGSDAHRRFRERIGVLVSGYVLPNLPRWEREETLPREFFRTCGRAGMLGLMAPPEHGGTGLGYSYAVAQVEELMRHRAASPAVSLMVQSNTLCPALATFGSDEVKREVLAPLAGGEAIGSLGATEPTGGSALPQTVRCTAEREGAEWVVTGEKMYITNAPIADWVLLLARTSAGAGPFTMSLIAVPTDLPGFEVVAQHRKMGLGASPTGHIRLDRVRVPARFLVGRAGHGYPHAAHVLCHERLLIAIGSLAYARSLVDDAAERLRGTGDAGRPARLAVARMRARLEAARAFAYAAAVDVCAGVTDAGTTSMAKFALCELAQRVAAECARLHGPAAAWSDGGMEAALREVRVLSVFAGTSETMRELYGSRLATLMKRATLDAED